The sequence CTCGCCTTCTTCTTCCGGAACTCCGCACTGGACCGGCTCTGCGCCTTCTACCCCAGCCCGGCCGGTGCCACCGAGAGCGAACTCGATCCGCAGACCTGGGACGAGGTTCTCGGCCGCTCCCGGCTGACGGCACTGCTCGAACCCGACGTCGAGGCACTCCTCGTCCAGCAGGACGACCACGGGCCCGGCCTGTGCGCGCTGGTCCCGGTCGACGTCTGCTACGAGCTGGTCGGCCGGATGCGCCTGCACTGGAAGGGCTTCGACGGCGGCTGCGAGGCGCGAGCCGACCTCGCGGCGTTCTTCGAGCGCGTCCGGGCGGCCGCCCGCCCCCTCGGCCCTGGGGACGCGCCATGACCGACCTCCTGTTCGAGTGCACCGGAGTACGGCCGGAGCCCTACGGCTCGGGGCCCACGCTCCTGTTCGGGCTGCGGATCGAGGAGAGCGACCACCAGCCGGTGCACGCCGTCGCCCTGCGCTGCCAGATCCGTATCGAGCCCGCCCGCCGCACCTACGACCCGGAGGAGGCCGGCATGCTCGCCGACCTCTTCGGGGAACCCGGACGCTGGAGCACCACGCTCAAACCGCTGCAGTTCGCGCACGCGTCGCTCACGGTGCCGGCCTTCACCGGCGCGACCGAGGTCGACCTGCCCGTGCCCTGCACCTACGACACGGAGGTGGCGTCCGCGTCGTACTTCCGGGCGCTCACCCAGGGTGAGATACCGCTCCTGCTGCTGTACTCGGGCACCGTCTTCACGGGCCGGCAGGGCTTTCGTGCCGAGCCCATTCCCTGGCACAAGGAGTCCGCGTACCGGATGCCCGTCCAGGTGTGGCGGGACATGATCGAGGCCTACTTTCCCGGCACCGGCTGGCTTCGCGTGCGCAACGACTGTCTGGAGGCGCTGCGGCGCTACCGTTCCCGGCACGCCCTGCCGTCCTGGGAGCGGGTCTTCACCGACCTTCTCGAGGCCGCCGACGCACAAGGGGGGCCGGGGACATGACCGGTTCCGTGCACACCGAGGAGACCCTCGCCCACGCCCGCGCGGTCGCCGACGCGGTCCTCTACGAGGGGTACGTGCTCTACCCGTACCGCGCGTCGGCGGCGAAGAACCGGCTGCGCTGGCAGTTCGGTGTCCTGAGCCCGCCGGCCCTGGCGGGCGAGGGCGAGACCTGCGAACTGCGGGCCCAGTGCCTGCTCGAGCCGCGCAGGACAGCCACAGTGGATGTCGAACTCCGCTTCCTGCGGGTCCGGCGCCGCACCGTCGAACGCCTCGCCGCCGACGGCACCGCGGCCGAAGTGCCCGAACTGGAGCTGCCCGACCGCATCCTCGTGCCGTGGGACGAAGGCGAGGAGGAGCAGATCCGCATCCATCTGCCCGCCCGCGTCCCGGCGCCGGACGGCGAGGACCTGGCCGTCGCCTTCGACCTGCCCGCTGCCACCGGCCGGGAGCCCGTCACCGACGCGTCCGGGCGGACCGTGGGCCGGCTCGTGCGCCGGACCGCGCGCGTCACCGGCACCTTGGTCCCGGCCCTGGAGGAGCTGCCCGGCCCGTACCGTGCGCTGCGGCTCACCGTCACGGTGCGCAACACCACGCCCGTCCCCCCGGCCGAGACCGGCCGTTCCGCTGCGCTCGCGCACGCCATGATCGGCACCCATCTGCTGCTCTCCGCGCCGGGCGGTCACTTCCTGTCGATGACGGACCCGCCGGAATGGGCCCGCGCCCATGTCGCCGCGTGCCACAACGACCACACCTGGCCCGTCCTGGCCGGCGAGGGCCGCGAGGACGACGTCGTGCTCTCGGCGCCGATCATCCTGCAGGACCACCCCGCGCTCGCCGAGGAGAGCCCCGGGCCGCTCTACGACGCCACGGAGATCGACGAGATCCTCTCCCTGCGCACGGCGGCCCTCACCGACCGGGAGAAACGCGAGGCGCGAGGGACCGATCCGCGCGCCGCCGAGGTCATCGACCTCGTCGACAGCATGCCCCCGGCCGTACGCGAGCGGCTGCACGGCACGATCCGCGCGCTGCAGGACAGCACCGCGCAGGCAGCGCCGCCGCCGGGCCGGGGGCTGCAGCTGCCCGGCGGGACCGGGCACCCCTGGTGGGATCCGCAGCAGGACCCGCAGGCCGCCGAGGCGGCCGCGACCGTGGTGGTCGACGGTGTCCCGCTCGGCGCGGGAAGCGTCGTCGTACTCGCCCCGGGCGCCCGCCGGACGGACGCTCAGGACGCCTTCCTGCGCGGGCGGCACGCCACCGTCGAGGCCGTGGTGACCGACCTGGACGGCGAGACACACCTCGCGGTGGTGCTGCGGGACGATCCCGGCACCGACGTGCGACGCGCCCAGGGCCGGTTCCTGTACTTCCGGCCCGACGAGGTCAGGCCGCTCACCGGGGAGGGGCCATGACCGCGGCGCCGAAGCCGGGCGGCCCGGCCGTCCTCGTGGCCGGCATCGGCAACATCTTCCAGCGGGACGACGGCTTCGGCGTGGCGACCGTCCAGCACCTGGCCCGCCGCGGTCCCGGCGCACTGCCTGCGGAAACCGAGTTGATGGACGTCGGCATCCGCGGGCTGCACCTCGCCTACCGGCTGCTGGACGGCTGGGACACGCTCGTCCTGGTCGACGCCGTGCACCGGGACGGTCCCCCCGGCACCCTGTACACGATCGACGCGGGCCGGCCGTCCGGACACGACGACGAGGGGGCCGGCCCGGCCGGTCCGCTGGACGGCCACGCAATGGATCCGGCGGCCGTACTGCGGCTGGTGCGGGGCCTGCACGCCTCCGTGGGCGGCACCCTGCCGGACCACCTCTACATCGTCGGCTGCGAACCCGGCGACGTCGGCGACGGCCTCGGCCTCAGCCCGCCCGTGGCCGCGGCGGTGGACCCCGCCGCCGATCTCGTCGCGGACCTGGCACGACGGGCGGCACACACAGCAACGAGGAGTTGACCCATGAACGAACATCCGGGTCTGGCCTGGTTCGGCCTCGCGGTCGGTCTGGTGCTCGCCTACGAGATGGCAAGGAACCTGGCGGACGTCCAGCGCTATTTGCGCATGCGGCGCATGTGATCGGTGGGCAGGGGCGTCGCCGGGCGGTCGTCACCGAGGGCGACGGCATCCGTCAGCTGAACGTAGCGCTCCAGGAAGACATGGAGGGTGCCGTGCAGCTCCCCCAGGCGCACGAACCACAGCGCCAGCTCCATCGCACCCTGGTGGGTCAGCGTGTACACGCGCCGCGCCGGTCCGTGGTCGGAGGCGTCCCAGTGCGAGGTCACCGCACCGCAGGTCTCCAGGCCCCGCAGCACGCGGTACACGTGCGCCGACTCCGCCTCCGGCCAGCCCATGCCGACCAGCCTGTGCACCAGTTCGTAGCCGTGCCCCCGGCGCTCGGCCAGCAGCAGAAGCAGAACGGGCGTGAGGAGCGTGCGGCGCTCGGTCTCGTACGGGTTCATCGCTCCTTCAGCCTAGCCAATCCGCCTCGCACGCCCCATCCGAAAGCCGGGGCGCAAGGGAACCAGGAGGTGCCGGACATGCACGAGCTGTCCCTCGCCACAGCCGTCGTCGACGAGGTGAACCCACTGGCCGGTACCGACGTCGTACGCTCGGTCACCCTGCGCATCGGTGAACTCGCAGCAGTCGTCCCCGAAGCGCTGGAATTCGCGTTCGCCCTGGCCGCCGAGGGCACCGCGCTGGCGGGCGCCGAGCTGCTGATCGACACTGTTGAAGGACGAGCCCGCTGCGACGGCTGCGGCCGTGAGGGCCCCACCGGGATGCCCCCGGTGCTCTGGTGCGACAACTGCGCCCAGCCGCTCGTCCTGCTCTCCGGCCGCGAGCTGGAGATCGTCCGGCTGGTCACGGGCCCCGGTCCCGCGGCCCCCGCCGCCCCTGCCGCCTCGGACAAGGAGCACTCCCCCACCCGGAGGTAGCCCATGTGCCGCTCGGTCGACCTGCACCGGGCCGTACTCGCGAGGAACGACGAGAACGCCGCCGCGCTCCGCCGCTACCTCGACGGGCACGGCACGATCGCCGTCAACCTGATGTCCAGCCCCGGCAGCGGCAAGACCGAACTGCTGGAGGCGCTGCTCACGCGCGCCCGCGAGCGGGGCACACCGGTCGCGGCCGTCACCGCCGACCTCGCCACCGAGAACGACGCCCGGCGCCTGGCCCGCTCCCGTGCCCCCGTCCAGCAGATCCTCACCGACGGCCTGTGCCACCTGGAGGCGGCGATGCTCCAGGCCCGGCTGGAGCCCTGGCTCCCCGAGGGCACCCGGCTGCTGTTCGTGGAGAACGTCGGCAACCTGGTCTGCCCCGCCTCCTACGACCTCGGGGAAACCCTGCGCATCGTGCTGGTCTCGGTCACCGAGGGCGAGGACAAGCCCCTGAAGTACCCGGCCGCGTTCGGCTTGGCGCAGGTCGTCGTGGTCACCAAGTACGACCTCGCCGACGCCGTCGGTTTCGACCGGTCCACGTTCCTCGACGGCCTCCGGCAGGTCAACCCCCGCGTCCCCGTCTTCGAGACCTCCGCCAGGACCGGCGCCGGCGTCGACGGCCTGCTCGCCCATGTCATGGCATGTGCGAACGGCCGGGCACCGCACACGCCCGTCCTCGCGCGGCAGCATGAGTCCCACCTCCACCAGCACCCGCCTGTGGCCGGTACCGCGACCGTACCGGGAGCTGTGCCATGACCACGCCACGCGCACGCCGGCACGTCACGGTGCGGGGCGTCGTCCAGGGCGTCGGCTTCCGCCCGTTCGTCCACGCGCTCGCGGCCGAGCACGGGCTCACCGGCTGGGTCGCCAACGACGCGCGCGGTGTGGACACCGAGGTCGAAGGGCCGGTCGCGGCCGTGGAGGCGTTCTGCGAGGAGATCGGCACCCGGGCACCGCCGCTCGCCGTCGTCGAGTGCGTGGAGCATCATGCCGTTGCCCTCGGCCACGACAGCGGCTTCACCATCCGCCCGTCCGGCAGCGGCCCGGGCCGCACCCTGGTCCCGCCGGACACCGCCACCTGCGACGCCTGCCTGTCCGAACTCGCCGACCCGGGCGACCGCCGCCACCGGCACCCGTTCATCACCTGCACCCACTGCGGGCCCCGCTTCACGATCATCACCGGGCTTCCGTACGACCGGGCCACCACCACCATGGCCGGCTTCCCGCTCTGCCCGGACTGCGCCCGCGAGTACGCCGACCCCGCCGACCGGCGTTTCCACGCCCAGCCGATCGCCTGCCCGCGCTGCGGCCCGCGGCTCGCCCTCCTGCACGCGCCCGGCACCGCCCACACCCTGCCCGGCGCGGTGGACGCGCCCGGTGTCGCGCGGGACGACGAGGCGCTCGCCGAGGCCCGCCGGATGCTGGCGGACGGAGCCGTCGTCGCCGTCAAG comes from Streptomyces sp. FXJ1.172 and encodes:
- a CDS encoding DUF6084 family protein is translated as MTDLLFECTGVRPEPYGSGPTLLFGLRIEESDHQPVHAVALRCQIRIEPARRTYDPEEAGMLADLFGEPGRWSTTLKPLQFAHASLTVPAFTGATEVDLPVPCTYDTEVASASYFRALTQGEIPLLLLYSGTVFTGRQGFRAEPIPWHKESAYRMPVQVWRDMIEAYFPGTGWLRVRNDCLEALRRYRSRHALPSWERVFTDLLEAADAQGGPGT
- a CDS encoding DUF5947 family protein is translated as MTSDVLRQFTRRPPPPGERCELCGEPLPAEHRHLVDTRARSLKCVCPSCHLLLDRPGAGGGRFRAVPSRYLVDPAFQLDEQDRARLQIPVGLAFFFRNSALDRLCAFYPSPAGATESELDPQTWDEVLGRSRLTALLEPDVEALLVQQDDHGPGLCALVPVDVCYELVGRMRLHWKGFDGGCEARADLAAFFERVRAAARPLGPGDAP
- a CDS encoding hydrogenase maturation protease, encoding MTAAPKPGGPAVLVAGIGNIFQRDDGFGVATVQHLARRGPGALPAETELMDVGIRGLHLAYRLLDGWDTLVLVDAVHRDGPPGTLYTIDAGRPSGHDDEGAGPAGPLDGHAMDPAAVLRLVRGLHASVGGTLPDHLYIVGCEPGDVGDGLGLSPPVAAAVDPAADLVADLARRAAHTATRS
- a CDS encoding DUF6893 family small protein produces the protein MNEHPGLAWFGLAVGLVLAYEMARNLADVQRYLRMRRM
- the hypB gene encoding hydrogenase nickel incorporation protein HypB, with the protein product MCRSVDLHRAVLARNDENAAALRRYLDGHGTIAVNLMSSPGSGKTELLEALLTRARERGTPVAAVTADLATENDARRLARSRAPVQQILTDGLCHLEAAMLQARLEPWLPEGTRLLFVENVGNLVCPASYDLGETLRIVLVSVTEGEDKPLKYPAAFGLAQVVVVTKYDLADAVGFDRSTFLDGLRQVNPRVPVFETSARTGAGVDGLLAHVMACANGRAPHTPVLARQHESHLHQHPPVAGTATVPGAVP
- a CDS encoding helix-turn-helix transcriptional regulator, which codes for MNPYETERRTLLTPVLLLLLAERRGHGYELVHRLVGMGWPEAESAHVYRVLRGLETCGAVTSHWDASDHGPARRVYTLTHQGAMELALWFVRLGELHGTLHVFLERYVQLTDAVALGDDRPATPLPTDHMRRMRK
- a CDS encoding hydrogenase maturation nickel metallochaperone HypA/HybF, which produces MHELSLATAVVDEVNPLAGTDVVRSVTLRIGELAAVVPEALEFAFALAAEGTALAGAELLIDTVEGRARCDGCGREGPTGMPPVLWCDNCAQPLVLLSGRELEIVRLVTGPGPAAPAAPAASDKEHSPTRR